In the Nitrospirales bacterium LBB_01 genome, one interval contains:
- a CDS encoding site-specific DNA-methyltransferase has translation MSINQTLKEYKIFNKSCYGLPEVLDNSIEAVITDPPYGISYQNNYWDKDLPNKQIWQDCYRTLKPGAFCAIFSSVRLMHRLMVNLEDSGFLIKDVMFWAYLNGMPKSRDIALDIDRELDVESKKIGTYKYVQGYKKNGADSYKTSHEKNIFEPVSELGVLYKGAGLGIKPAYEPIILIQKPIEQNLTVAQNIIKHGTGALNIEQTRIPYDRGESKVGHNPHPDGRVTSNILRTDTLNDGYDKFFAVPKVRQHADDFNNHPTLKPVELMHHIVKLLTWEEQIILDPFMGSGSTGISSLILKRNFIGYELDKDYYDIAERRISNAVTDLNIPTLF, from the coding sequence ATGTCAATAAATCAAACATTAAAAGAATACAAGATTTTCAATAAGAGTTGCTACGGATTACCAGAAGTACTAGACAACTCAATTGAAGCTGTCATTACTGACCCGCCATACGGTATTTCGTATCAAAACAATTATTGGGACAAAGATCTTCCAAACAAGCAAATTTGGCAAGACTGTTATAGAACACTAAAACCAGGCGCATTTTGTGCCATATTTTCTTCTGTTCGTTTGATGCACAGGTTAATGGTCAATTTAGAAGACAGTGGTTTTTTGATAAAAGATGTGATGTTTTGGGCTTACTTAAATGGAATGCCAAAAAGCAGAGATATAGCATTAGACATAGACAGAGAATTAGACGTAGAAAGCAAAAAAATTGGAACATATAAATATGTTCAAGGGTATAAAAAAAATGGTGCTGACAGCTACAAAACCAGTCACGAAAAAAACATATTTGAGCCTGTATCTGAATTAGGAGTTTTATATAAAGGCGCAGGGCTTGGCATTAAACCTGCGTACGAACCGATAATTTTAATTCAGAAACCTATTGAACAAAACCTTACAGTGGCACAGAATATTATTAAGCATGGAACAGGCGCATTAAACATTGAACAGACAAGGATACCGTATGACAGGGGTGAAAGCAAAGTAGGACATAATCCACATCCAGACGGAAGAGTAACATCAAATATTTTACGGACAGATACACTTAATGATGGTTATGATAAGTTTTTTGCTGTTCCAAAAGTCAGACAACACGCTGATGATTTTAACAATCATCCTACATTAAAACCGGTTGAGCTAATGCATCACATCGTTAAGCTTTTAACTTGGGAGGAGCAAATCATTTTAGACCCTTTTATGGGTAGTGGAAGTACAGGGATTTCAAGTTTAATTCTTAAAAGAAATTTCATTGGCTATGAGCTTGACAAAGATTATTATGATATTGCAGAAAGACGAATTAGCAATGCAGTAACAGATTTAAACATACCTACTCTGTTTTAA